The window CAGTCTGGCGCTCGGCGACACCTTGTCGTTCGATGGCGATCGCTTTCTGCTGACACTGGGTGCCCGCCATCAGAACCTGCGCATCGAGAACTACGCCTACACCACCGGCGTCGCTGCACCGGTCTACGACGACAGCCGCGTCAGCCCGCTGGTCGGCGCGGTCTACAAGGCGACGAAGCAGTTGTCGCTCTACGCCAACTACATCGAAGGCCTGAGCAAGGGTGACACCGCGCCGGCCACAGCCAACAATCCGAACGCCATGCTGGCGCCCTATGTCTCCAAGCAGAAGGAGATCGGCGCGAAGTACGAGGCCGATCGCCTGGGCCTGGGTGCAGCGCTCTTCAGCACCGACAAGCCGCGAGCGGTGGGTGGCACCACCGGGACCACGTTCACCGCGGGCGGCGAGGATCGCCACCGGGGTGTCGAGCTGACCGCCTACGGCGAGGCCGTACGCGGCCTGCGTGTGCTGGGCGGCCTGACTTGGCTCGATGCCAAGCAGAAGGAAACCGGCAGTGCGGCCACCGAGGGCAAGCGCACGCTGGGCATTCCCCGCACGCAGGCCAATCTCGGCGTCGAGTGGGACGTGACCGGCGTGCAGGGCCTCGCGCTCGACGCCCGCGTGGTCCGCACCGGGTCGGTCTACGCCGACAGCGCCAACACGTTGCGCGTGCCCGGCTGGACCCGGGTGGATGTGGGGGCGCGCTACCTGTTGGACGTGCAGGACCGCCTGGTGACGCTGCGCGCGCGCATCGACAACCTGACCGACCGTGACTATTGGGCTTCGGTCGGCGGTTATCCGGATGCCGGCTATCTGAACATCGGCGCGCCCCGCACCTTCGTGCTGAGCGCCAGCGTCGACTTCTGAGCGAGGCGGCTGCATGCTCGACGCCCGCGCGATCCGCACCTGGACCTGGCTGCACAAGTGGAGCAGCCTGGTCTGCACGGTGTTCATGCTGCTGCTGTGCCTCACCGGCCTGCCGCTGATCTTCCACCACGAGATCGGCCACCTGCTCGGCACCGAGGTCGAGGCGCCGCCGATGCCGGCCGGCACCCCCTACGCCAACCTGGACCGCGTGCTGGAAGTCGCGCGGGCGCGCCACCCCGAGCGCGTGGTGCAGTTCGCCTCGCAGCCCGAGGACAGCACCGACCTGTGGTTCGTCACGCTCACGCCCACGCCCGCGCCGACCGAGGACTTCAAGTCGGTGGCAGTCGACGCGCGCACGGCCGAGGTGCTGGCCGAGCCGAAGTTCGACGAGGGCTTCATGCACGTGATGTTCAAGCTGCACGTCGACCTGTTCGCGGGCCTGCCGGGAACGCTTTTCCTCGGGTTCATGGGGCTGCTGCTGCTCGTGGCCATCGTCAGCGGCGTGGTGCTGTACGCGCCCTTCATGCGCAAGCTGCGCTTCGGCGAGGTGCGGCGCGAGCGGTCCGCGCGCGTCAAATGGCTGGACCTGCACAACCTGCTGGGCATCGTGACGCTGGTCTGGGCCTTCGTGGTCGGGGCCACCGGCGTCATCAACACCTGGGCCGACCCGCTGGTGAAGTACTGGCAGTACGACCAGCTCGGTGCACTGCTCGCGCCCTACCAGGGCCAGCCGCCGGTATCCGTGGGCGAGCGCGGTTCGGTCCAGCGCTCGCTGGACGGCGCGCTGGCGCACGCGCCGGGCCGCAAGCTGTCGTTCATCGCCTTCCCGGGCACGGCCTTCTCGAGCCCGCACCACACCACCTTCTTCCTGCGGGGGGATGAGCCGCTCACGTCCAAGCTGCTGCAACCCGTGCTCGTCGACGCGAAGACCACCGAGGTCACCGCGGCGCCGGCGCTGCCGTGGTACCTGACCGCGCTGCTGGTGTCGCAACCGCTGCACTTCGGCGACTACGCCGGCCTGCCGATGAAGATCCTTTGGGCGCTGCTGGACATCGCCACCATCATCGTGCTCGGCAGTGGCCTGTACCTGTGGCTGCAACGCAAGCAACCCAGACCACTGGCCGACGAGGCCGGCGTGGCGCAGCCCGCTACTTGACGCGCTGCTTCTCGAGCTTGCGCGCCAGCGTGCGCCGGTGCATGCCGAGCCGGCGCGCGGTCTCGGAGATGTTGAAGCCGGTCTCGGCCAGGGTCTCGTGGATGCGCTCCCACTCCAGCGTCTTGATGGAGCTGGCGCGCTGCGTCAGGTCGACCTCGGCGTTGCCCTCGGCGCGCCCGAAGGCCGCCTCGATGTCGTCGGTGTTGGAGGGCTTGGCCAGGTAGTGGCAGGCGCCGAGCTTGATGGCTTCCACGGCGGTGGCGATGCTGGCGTAGCCGGTCAGCACGACGATCAGCATCTCGGGGTCGTGCGCGTGCAGCGTGCGCACGCAGGCCAGGCCGGAGCCGCCGCCGGCCAGCTTGAGATCGACCACCGCATAGCCCGGCGTGCGCTCCCGCAGCAGCGCCGCGACCTGTTCCAGATTCGCCGCCAGCAGCACCGTGTAGCCGCGGCGCTCGAACGAGCGGCCCAGTGTGCGGGCGAAGGAGGCATCGTCCTCGACGATCAGCAGCAGCCGCTCAACGTCCATGGGCTTCCGGTTCCTCGAGCGTGATCGCTGACAGCGGCAGCCGTATTGTGACGATCGCGCCACCGCTCGAGCGGTTGCGCGCAGCGACGGTACCGCCCAGCGTGCGCACGACGTTGACCACCAGGAACAGTCCCAGGCCGCCCCCGGGTCGCCCCTTGCTCGACTGGTAGGGCTTGCCGAACTGCGCCAGCATCTCCGGCGCGAAGCCGGGTCCGGTGTCCTTGACGGTCAGCACCAGCGTGTCGCCGTCGCGGTCGACATCCAGGCCGACCCAGCGTGGCGAGGCCTCGAGCGCGTTGTCGAGCAGGTTGTGCAGGGTCTGCTTGACGGCCGAATCCGAGACGATCGGCGGGTCGTCGTCGCCGAAGCGGTTCGCATAGGTCAGCGTGACGGCGGGTCGCGTGGTGCGCCATTCGGCCAGCAGGTCGTCCAGGAAGCGACCCAGCGTGGTGGCCACCGAGGCCTCGCCGCGCGCCTTGCCGGCCGACAGCAGGATACCGCTGACGATCGCCTTGCAGCGCTCGATCTGCGTCTGCATCTCGCAGACCTCGCCGTGCAGTTCGGGGTCGGAGGTGAAGTGCGGCAAGTGGCGCCAGTCGCCGAGGATCACCGACAGCGTCGACAGCGGCGTGCCGAGCTCGTGGGCCGCGCCGGAGGCGAGCAGCCCCATGCGCACGATGTGGTCCTCCTCGGCTGCGCGCTGGCGCAGTGCGGCGAGCCGGGCGTCACGGTGGCGCAGGTTGCGCTCGATGCGGGTGACGAAGGTGACCAGCAGCGCCGCGTCGAGCACGAAGCAGATCAGCAGGCCGCGGATGTAGGGGCTGGCGAGACCGCCCCCGGGGTCGAGCGGGATCGGCAGCGGGCGGTGCAGGCTGGTGAGGGCGACGACGCAGCCTCCGGTGATCGCCACCAGCGTCCAGATCGACGCCGTCTCCAGCAGCACGGCTCCCAGGATCACCTGCAGCAGGAACAGGAAGACGAAAGGGTTGCCGGTCCCGCCGCTCAGAGAGAGCTGGACCGTCAGCGCGCCGACGTCGACCAGCAGCGCGACGAAGAGCTCGCGGTCGGACACCCGCTGGCGCGATCGCCAGCGAGCCTGACTCGCGACGTTGAACGCGACCAGGCAGGCCAGCGTCGCCGCCATCTGCTCCAGCGGCAGCCGGATCCCGAAGCCGAAGTGCACGACCGCGATCGTCGCCACCTGGCCCACCACCGCGATCCACCGCAGCTGGATCAGCTGCTGCATGTTGTTCAGGCCGGTCGAGGTGTCGACGATCGCGGCGCGAGCGCCGGTCGTCGCCGCGTCAAGCTTGCGGCGCATCGCGCTCTCCTGCGGGGACGGCTGCT is drawn from Methylibium petroleiphilum PM1 and contains these coding sequences:
- a CDS encoding PepSY-associated TM helix domain-containing protein — translated: MLDARAIRTWTWLHKWSSLVCTVFMLLLCLTGLPLIFHHEIGHLLGTEVEAPPMPAGTPYANLDRVLEVARARHPERVVQFASQPEDSTDLWFVTLTPTPAPTEDFKSVAVDARTAEVLAEPKFDEGFMHVMFKLHVDLFAGLPGTLFLGFMGLLLLVAIVSGVVLYAPFMRKLRFGEVRRERSARVKWLDLHNLLGIVTLVWAFVVGATGVINTWADPLVKYWQYDQLGALLAPYQGQPPVSVGERGSVQRSLDGALAHAPGRKLSFIAFPGTAFSSPHHTTFFLRGDEPLTSKLLQPVLVDAKTTEVTAAPALPWYLTALLVSQPLHFGDYAGLPMKILWALLDIATIIVLGSGLYLWLQRKQPRPLADEAGVAQPAT
- a CDS encoding response regulator transcription factor, which produces MDVERLLLIVEDDASFARTLGRSFERRGYTVLLAANLEQVAALLRERTPGYAVVDLKLAGGGSGLACVRTLHAHDPEMLIVVLTGYASIATAVEAIKLGACHYLAKPSNTDDIEAAFGRAEGNAEVDLTQRASSIKTLEWERIHETLAETGFNISETARRLGMHRRTLARKLEKQRVK
- a CDS encoding ATP-binding protein, which codes for MRRKLDAATTGARAAIVDTSTGLNNMQQLIQLRWIAVVGQVATIAVVHFGFGIRLPLEQMAATLACLVAFNVASQARWRSRQRVSDRELFVALLVDVGALTVQLSLSGGTGNPFVFLFLLQVILGAVLLETASIWTLVAITGGCVVALTSLHRPLPIPLDPGGGLASPYIRGLLICFVLDAALLVTFVTRIERNLRHRDARLAALRQRAAEEDHIVRMGLLASGAAHELGTPLSTLSVILGDWRHLPHFTSDPELHGEVCEMQTQIERCKAIVSGILLSAGKARGEASVATTLGRFLDDLLAEWRTTRPAVTLTYANRFGDDDPPIVSDSAVKQTLHNLLDNALEASPRWVGLDVDRDGDTLVLTVKDTGPGFAPEMLAQFGKPYQSSKGRPGGGLGLFLVVNVVRTLGGTVAARNRSSGGAIVTIRLPLSAITLEEPEAHGR